From Paenibacillus sp. PvR098:
CAGAAGGATCAAAGTTCCAATCAGGAGCAACTGCTTGAAGAGCCGGAAATTATTTATATTCCCGATGAAGAAGGCAACGAAGAAGAATTTGAAGTGATCATGAAATTCGAAGTGGACGGCTCGGACAAAAAGTACATGATGGTTGTTCCAGTCGATGCCGATGAGGAATCCGACGAAGTGTATGCGTTCCGCTATGAAGAAGACGGTGACGACCTGCAGCTGTATACCA
This genomic window contains:
- a CDS encoding DUF1292 domain-containing protein, translated to MSQKDQSSNQEQLLEEPEIIYIPDEEGNEEEFEVIMKFEVDGSDKKYMMVVPVDADEESDEVYAFRYEEDGDDLQLYTIDDEEEWNIVEETFNTLMDEFDEDEEESK